A single Desulfocurvus vexinensis DSM 17965 DNA region contains:
- a CDS encoding FecR domain-containing protein, whose product MESIGSVVGLAGSAQAESSAGVRPLALGSPVHAGEVLTTGPGSNIEIGFTDGTVLAQGENARLALDEYVYNPQDSGASTMLLNMAQGTFRMVTGELAKANPEGVTIQSPLATIGIRGTGADFDVPPGGPMRVGIFQYDGLDLTITTPFGTMVINNANLILDIGPGGQFGELRSYSELEQAFFNAVAPILSIPVPGAPGQDDGGEGGDDEGQGEDQGEGEDGEVSVSVNADEGFTEGDVLAFIAELFSEALGDDSLLGGGGELPLLGLLTGGLGTGPTTTPGDDPTRQTTTTTTTTTTSGSSSSGSGLTGTAYADSLQAYHGPMAVNGLAGPDTLLGSSASDTLSGGTGNDFIDLGSGGNDLVYGGDGNDSIRATMGSDSDTVYGEAGNDTISLYSGNDLAYGGTGNDSLLGGAGNDTLYGDAGNDTLDGGTGTDTLYGGDGNDVLLGNTQADMLSGGAGNDTLYGNNLANASDSAEDSLEGGAGDNFLYGDTSDWAYYATNPTAISFDWNAALQVYHGAGNDTLSGIKRVIGSQYNDTMVGNDSGVIFDGRGGNDSMVGGTGNDSFIAGSGQDTVGGGAGSDTLDMRGMGGGLNVQFTGNGNGTATMTGHGAVFTGIEVLHGSHRNDTITGDDSTTRLTGQMGADSIIGGDLGETIYGDDESSVASTVVGGATLFAGNDTLRGGAGNDSIIGGYGNDSLFGDGGDDTLSGGYGNDYLDGGTGHDSLVGSYGDDTLSGGDGNDYLSGSYGSNVLEGGDGNDTIYGSSGADTISGGGDDDLIYGQGGADRIYGDDGNDTITAGTGNATVDAGTGDDLINAGYGDQSLSGEGGSDTVAYSSDVSVDLGAGRATLVGYYTHTLAGIEHVTGSPYDDTLTGDAQANSLSGGNGKDSLFGGAGDDTLSGGGGDDTLIVGTGNESLVGGDTGETDGDLLSFENYSGDLDLGLGTAGASPTLTMGSDTITMTGFEHLRGGSGNDTLTARGDYASSLFGGGGDDSLVASGAYEDTLFGGAGNDFLHGNGDDWADFSESAGGISGTLAGAGESTFTGHGDDTLKNIQNIMGSEHDDALGGDDQDNIIDGSGGNDTITGGDGDDELLGGDGDDSLEGVAGSNTLLGGDGDDTLIGGTGADLLLGEFGDDSIVGSGGDDTVSYEGEGASDIDLAAGTATNSVGTDTIVGVDHAIGSNSADRIVGNDNANTLDGGAGNDTLVPWNYIVTGDSLIGGTGTDWAFFNTQNEYAITSGDMTSVVANGETTSLSGIENMKGTELSDTFGGNASANYLIGLDGDDSLYGDDGNDTLEGGDGHDTLEGGDDSDELYGEDGNDELLGGSGDDVLDGGDGDDSIDGGDDDDLVYASDGADTVDGGNGNDTLDFSGFGQGTSLDVDAGTATNASGTFTLSNFESFYGTSYADTIVGSAANETFYTYDGNDSVNAGDGEDYISAGSGDDYVLAGAGNDYVSGGGGNDTLYGEAGNDSLYGGYNNDQLFGGADGDHLSGDSGNDTLYGDDGNDTIYGGSDNDQLFGGAGNDTLYGDYGSDSLDGGDGDDSLYGGTDTSADTLLGGDGDDTLYGYLGNNVLNGGAGLDVARYNVGSYAADVNLATGRASYGGSYTDTLSNIEKVSLTGSIGSTLTGDALANSLTGGDGADKLFGGAGDDTLIGGSGNDTLAGQGGSNMLTGGGGTDVADYTNAVTGSSTSVSVNMVTGEVAHSGGTDTLSTIEVIWGTASGDVMQAGASGMFFKGFGGNDTLTGGAGNDTMDGGAGNDTMDGGGGTNMVSFADATTGVTVNLTAGTASGQGTDTLANFTQAEGSGYADALTGTGSADTLTGLAGNDTLTGLAGNDSLAGGAGNDFLWGGAGADTLSGGDGFDTFYYSTASEMNNDTVVGFRWGFDVFQFETDGFSGLGLGTLSAGRFFRVSDYASSPNMGVAGGVFVYDLSTDALYYDSAGDDGSASAHKVIFDGNVDFNSNAHSEPTHESIQVVDLNL is encoded by the coding sequence ATGGAAAGCATCGGCAGCGTCGTCGGCCTCGCGGGCAGTGCCCAGGCCGAATCCAGCGCAGGCGTACGGCCCCTGGCCCTGGGCAGCCCCGTCCACGCGGGCGAGGTGCTGACCACCGGCCCCGGCTCGAACATCGAGATCGGCTTCACGGACGGCACGGTCCTGGCCCAGGGCGAGAACGCGCGCCTGGCCCTGGACGAATACGTCTACAATCCGCAGGACAGCGGCGCCTCGACCATGCTGCTCAACATGGCCCAGGGCACCTTCCGCATGGTCACCGGCGAGCTGGCCAAGGCCAACCCCGAGGGCGTGACCATCCAGTCGCCCCTGGCCACCATCGGCATCCGCGGCACGGGCGCGGACTTCGACGTGCCCCCGGGCGGACCCATGCGCGTGGGCATCTTCCAGTACGACGGGCTGGACCTGACCATCACCACGCCCTTCGGCACCATGGTCATCAACAACGCCAACCTGATCCTGGACATCGGCCCCGGCGGCCAGTTCGGCGAACTGCGCTCCTACTCCGAGCTTGAGCAGGCGTTCTTCAACGCCGTGGCGCCCATCCTGTCCATCCCCGTGCCCGGCGCCCCCGGGCAGGACGACGGCGGTGAAGGCGGCGACGACGAAGGCCAGGGCGAGGACCAGGGCGAGGGCGAGGACGGCGAAGTCAGCGTCAGCGTCAACGCCGACGAGGGCTTCACCGAGGGCGACGTGCTCGCGTTCATCGCCGAGCTGTTCTCCGAGGCCCTGGGCGACGACTCCCTGCTGGGCGGCGGCGGCGAGCTGCCCCTGCTGGGCCTGCTCACCGGCGGGCTGGGCACCGGGCCCACCACCACGCCCGGCGACGACCCCACCCGCCAGACCACGACCACCACCACGACCACCACGACCTCGGGCTCGTCCTCCTCGGGCAGCGGCCTGACCGGCACAGCCTACGCCGATTCGCTCCAGGCCTACCACGGCCCCATGGCCGTCAACGGCCTGGCCGGGCCGGACACCCTGCTGGGCAGCAGCGCTTCGGACACCCTCTCCGGCGGCACAGGCAACGACTTCATCGACCTGGGCTCCGGCGGCAACGACCTGGTCTACGGCGGCGACGGCAACGATTCCATCCGCGCCACCATGGGCTCGGACAGCGATACCGTCTACGGCGAGGCGGGCAACGACACCATCTCGCTGTACAGCGGCAACGACCTGGCCTACGGCGGCACGGGCAACGACTCCCTCCTGGGCGGCGCGGGCAACGACACGCTCTACGGCGACGCGGGCAACGACACCCTGGACGGCGGCACGGGCACCGACACCTTGTACGGCGGCGACGGCAACGACGTGCTTCTGGGCAACACACAGGCGGACATGCTGTCCGGCGGGGCGGGCAACGACACCCTGTACGGCAACAACCTGGCCAACGCTTCCGACAGCGCCGAGGACTCCCTGGAGGGCGGCGCGGGCGACAACTTCCTGTACGGCGACACCTCCGACTGGGCCTACTACGCGACCAACCCGACGGCCATCAGTTTCGACTGGAACGCGGCGTTGCAGGTCTACCACGGCGCGGGCAATGATACGCTGAGCGGCATCAAGCGGGTCATAGGCAGCCAGTACAACGACACCATGGTCGGCAACGACTCCGGCGTAATCTTCGACGGCCGGGGCGGCAACGACTCCATGGTCGGCGGCACGGGCAACGACTCCTTCATCGCGGGCAGCGGGCAGGATACCGTGGGCGGCGGCGCAGGCTCCGACACCCTGGACATGCGCGGCATGGGCGGCGGCCTGAACGTCCAGTTCACGGGCAACGGCAACGGCACCGCCACCATGACCGGGCACGGCGCGGTCTTCACGGGCATCGAGGTGCTGCACGGCTCGCACCGCAACGACACCATCACCGGCGACGACAGCACCACCAGGCTCACCGGCCAGATGGGCGCCGACTCCATCATCGGCGGCGACCTGGGCGAGACCATCTACGGCGACGACGAAAGCAGCGTCGCCTCCACCGTGGTTGGCGGCGCCACCCTGTTTGCGGGCAACGACACCCTGCGCGGCGGTGCGGGCAACGATTCCATCATCGGCGGTTATGGCAACGACTCGCTCTTTGGCGACGGCGGCGACGACACCCTTTCCGGCGGCTACGGCAACGACTACCTGGACGGCGGCACGGGCCACGATTCCCTCGTGGGCAGCTACGGCGACGACACCCTTTCCGGCGGTGACGGCAACGACTACCTCTCCGGCAGCTACGGCAGCAACGTGCTCGAGGGCGGCGACGGCAACGACACCATCTACGGCAGCAGCGGCGCCGACACCATCTCCGGCGGCGGCGACGACGATCTGATCTACGGCCAGGGCGGGGCGGACCGCATCTACGGCGACGACGGCAACGACACCATCACCGCTGGTACCGGCAACGCCACCGTGGACGCCGGAACCGGCGACGACCTGATCAACGCCGGATACGGCGACCAGAGCCTCTCGGGCGAGGGCGGCAGCGACACCGTGGCCTACAGCTCCGACGTGTCGGTGGACCTTGGCGCTGGCCGGGCCACCCTCGTCGGCTACTACACCCACACCCTGGCAGGCATCGAGCACGTCACCGGCAGCCCCTACGACGACACCCTGACGGGCGACGCCCAGGCCAACAGTCTCTCCGGCGGCAATGGCAAGGACTCGCTCTTCGGCGGCGCGGGCGACGACACCCTTTCCGGCGGCGGCGGCGACGACACCCTCATCGTGGGCACCGGCAACGAGTCCCTCGTGGGCGGCGACACGGGCGAAACAGACGGCGACCTGCTGTCCTTCGAGAACTACTCCGGGGACCTCGACCTCGGCCTGGGCACCGCCGGTGCCAGCCCGACCCTGACCATGGGCTCGGACACCATCACCATGACCGGCTTCGAGCACCTGCGCGGGGGCAGCGGCAACGACACCCTCACCGCGCGCGGCGACTACGCCAGCTCGCTGTTCGGCGGCGGCGGCGACGACTCCCTGGTGGCCAGCGGCGCCTACGAGGACACCCTGTTCGGCGGCGCGGGCAACGACTTCCTGCACGGCAACGGCGACGACTGGGCCGACTTCTCCGAAAGCGCGGGGGGCATCAGCGGCACCCTGGCCGGGGCGGGCGAGAGCACCTTTACCGGCCACGGCGACGACACCCTGAAGAATATCCAGAACATCATGGGCTCGGAACACGACGACGCCCTGGGCGGCGACGACCAGGACAACATCATCGACGGCTCGGGCGGTAACGACACCATCACCGGCGGCGACGGCGACGACGAACTGCTGGGTGGCGACGGCGACGACTCCCTGGAGGGCGTCGCGGGCAGCAACACCCTGCTCGGCGGCGACGGCGACGACACCCTCATCGGCGGCACCGGGGCCGACCTGCTCCTGGGCGAATTCGGCGACGACAGCATCGTGGGCTCCGGCGGCGACGACACCGTATCCTACGAAGGCGAAGGCGCCTCGGACATCGACCTGGCCGCAGGCACGGCCACCAACAGCGTCGGCACCGACACCATCGTGGGGGTGGACCACGCCATCGGCAGCAACTCCGCCGACAGGATCGTGGGCAACGACAACGCCAACACCCTGGACGGCGGCGCGGGCAACGACACCCTGGTGCCCTGGAACTACATCGTGACCGGGGACTCGCTCATCGGCGGCACCGGCACGGACTGGGCCTTCTTCAACACCCAGAACGAATACGCCATCACCTCGGGCGACATGACCTCCGTGGTGGCCAACGGCGAGACCACCAGCCTTTCCGGCATCGAGAACATGAAGGGCACCGAGCTGAGCGACACCTTCGGCGGCAACGCCTCGGCCAACTACCTCATCGGCCTGGACGGCGACGACTCCCTCTATGGCGATGACGGCAACGACACCCTGGAGGGCGGGGACGGCCACGACACGCTGGAAGGCGGCGACGACAGCGACGAACTCTACGGCGAGGACGGCAACGACGAACTCCTCGGCGGCTCAGGCGATGACGTCCTGGATGGCGGCGACGGCGACGATTCCATCGACGGCGGCGACGACGACGACCTGGTCTACGCCAGTGACGGGGCGGACACCGTGGACGGCGGCAACGGCAACGACACCCTGGACTTCTCCGGGTTTGGCCAGGGCACCTCGCTGGACGTCGATGCCGGGACGGCCACCAACGCCTCCGGCACCTTCACCCTGTCGAACTTCGAATCCTTCTACGGCACGTCCTACGCCGACACCATCGTCGGCTCCGCTGCCAACGAAACCTTCTACACCTACGACGGCAACGACTCCGTGAACGCGGGAGACGGCGAGGACTACATTTCCGCTGGGTCCGGCGACGACTACGTCCTCGCCGGGGCAGGTAACGACTACGTCAGCGGCGGGGGTGGCAACGACACTCTCTACGGCGAGGCGGGCAACGACTCCCTGTACGGCGGCTACAACAACGACCAGCTCTTCGGTGGCGCGGACGGCGACCATCTCAGCGGCGACTCGGGCAACGATACCCTCTACGGCGATGACGGCAACGACACCATCTACGGCGGTTCCGACAACGACCAGCTCTTCGGCGGCGCGGGCAACGACACCCTCTACGGAGACTACGGCAGCGACAGCCTCGACGGCGGCGACGGCGACGACTCCCTGTACGGCGGCACCGACACCTCGGCGGACACGCTCCTTGGCGGCGACGGCGACGACACCCTCTACGGCTACCTGGGCAACAACGTCCTGAACGGCGGGGCGGGCCTCGACGTGGCCCGCTACAACGTGGGCTCCTACGCGGCGGACGTGAACCTGGCCACGGGCCGCGCCAGCTACGGCGGCAGCTACACCGACACCCTCTCGAACATCGAGAAGGTCTCCCTGACCGGGTCCATAGGTTCGACGCTCACCGGCGACGCCCTGGCCAACTCGCTCACCGGCGGCGACGGCGCCGACAAGCTCTTCGGCGGCGCGGGCGACGACACCCTGATCGGCGGCAGCGGCAACGACACCCTGGCCGGACAGGGCGGCAGCAACATGCTCACCGGCGGCGGCGGCACCGACGTGGCCGACTACACCAACGCGGTGACCGGCTCCAGCACGTCCGTCTCCGTGAACATGGTCACCGGCGAGGTGGCCCACTCCGGAGGCACCGACACCCTCTCGACCATCGAGGTCATCTGGGGCACGGCCAGCGGCGACGTCATGCAGGCCGGGGCCAGCGGCATGTTCTTCAAGGGCTTTGGCGGCAACGACACCCTGACCGGCGGCGCGGGCAACGACACCATGGACGGCGGCGCGGGCAACGACACCATGGACGGCGGCGGCGGCACCAACATGGTCAGCTTCGCCGACGCCACCACGGGCGTCACCGTGAACCTGACCGCAGGCACGGCCAGCGGCCAGGGTACCGACACCCTGGCGAACTTCACCCAGGCGGAGGGCTCGGGCTACGCCGACGCCCTCACGGGCACCGGCTCCGCCGACACCCTCACGGGCCTGGCGGGAAATGACACGCTCACGGGCCTGGCGGGCAACGACTCCCTGGCCGGCGGCGCGGGCAACGACTTCCTGTGGGGCGGGGCGGGCGCCGACACCCTGTCGGGCGGCGACGGCTTCGACACCTTCTACTACAGCACCGCCAGCGAGATGAACAACGACACCGTGGTCGGCTTCCGCTGGGGGTTCGACGTGTTCCAGTTCGAAACCGACGGCTTCTCCGGCCTGGGCCTGGGCACCCTGAGCGCCGGGCGCTTCTTCCGCGTCAGCGACTACGCCTCCAGCCCCAACATGGGCGTGGCGGGCGGAGTGTTCGTCTACGACCTGAGCACCGACGCCCTGTACTACGACTCTGCGGGCGACGACGGCTCGGCCTCGGCGCACAAGGTCATCTTCGACGGCAACGTGGACTTCAACTCCAACGCCCACAGCGAGCCGACCCACGAAAGCATCCAGGTCGTGGATCTGAACTTGTAG
- a CDS encoding Rid family detoxifying hydrolase, translated as MRFIETDKAAAAVGPYSQAVDTGALVFVSGQLGLAPGTGEMAPGFAAQTRQALDNLRAILGAAGLGLDAVAVVEVFLTDMGAFPEFNAIYAEFFSGHKPARAVVEVSALPKGGLVEVKCTAAR; from the coding sequence ATGCGCTTCATCGAGACGGACAAGGCGGCTGCGGCGGTCGGCCCCTACAGCCAGGCCGTGGACACCGGGGCCCTGGTCTTCGTCAGCGGGCAGCTCGGGCTGGCCCCAGGCACGGGCGAGATGGCCCCGGGCTTCGCGGCCCAAACCCGCCAGGCCCTGGACAACCTGCGCGCCATCCTGGGCGCCGCCGGGCTGGGCCTGGACGCCGTGGCCGTGGTCGAGGTCTTCCTCACCGACATGGGCGCCTTCCCGGAGTTCAACGCCATCTACGCGGAGTTCTTTTCCGGGCACAAGCCCGCCCGTGCCGTGGTCGAAGTGTCCGCGCTGCCCAAGGGCGGGCTCGTCGAGGTCAAATGCACCGCCGCCAGATAG